From Actinosynnema mirum DSM 43827, a single genomic window includes:
- a CDS encoding WXG100 family type VII secretion target produces the protein MAEATAEVTATATTAMVVAKRVAGAANGADVNPEIESIGKDAAAEPEAFTPTGNVAAPADPFASLAQVAGWTMDYVAFLREPIDQLETDKGSVQATADAYRTASERMRELSNTQREQLGNPQGWTGESMEAFQGSMEKFGGELDSMANAVAQKGVVVEATGKMVEGMRAGVVDQVSRFSDSLAPAAVAAYIMAPLTFGASIPIFLASVVDAATQVGQDISGRMDQLKEAMGRQAERMGKLDQLSDQVSKEWERYDDVSDNGTATATGRLAARMPNAEEGTTTASLANAPRGMMVEGETTSPTLPNAPRGMMVEGETTPTLPNAPRGMTAEGTTNLSGMNAPRPRFADDEAALEPKQGLLQPMERGELRQGTLLQPMQAGERRQGALLEPMQAAERRMMQPLEPKMAAERMHALEPKMGVERMHALEPRMVGERMQPLEPMQRAEYSQMHAVERQQATPAHHALQPTQQGTPAYHALQPTQQGTPAYHALQPTQQGTPAHHALQPMQQGTPAHHPLQPMHQGTPVYQQPVQPLQPMQQGTPVYQQPVQPLQPMQQGTPVYQQQQQPLQPTHMSVPAQQAEPLRPTQSWAREQRQVENG, from the coding sequence ATGGCAGAAGCCACCGCAGAAGTTACCGCCACCGCGACCACCGCCATGGTCGTGGCGAAGAGGGTCGCCGGCGCGGCTAACGGGGCTGATGTCAACCCGGAGATCGAGTCCATCGGCAAGGACGCCGCCGCCGAGCCGGAGGCCTTCACCCCCACCGGCAACGTCGCCGCGCCCGCCGACCCGTTCGCGAGCCTGGCCCAGGTCGCCGGGTGGACGATGGACTACGTCGCGTTCCTGCGCGAGCCGATCGACCAGCTGGAGACCGACAAGGGCAGCGTCCAGGCCACCGCCGACGCCTACCGCACCGCGTCCGAGCGGATGCGTGAGCTGTCGAACACCCAGCGCGAGCAGCTGGGCAACCCGCAGGGCTGGACCGGCGAGTCCATGGAGGCCTTCCAGGGCAGCATGGAGAAGTTCGGCGGCGAGCTGGACTCGATGGCGAACGCGGTCGCGCAGAAGGGCGTGGTCGTCGAGGCCACCGGCAAGATGGTCGAGGGGATGCGCGCGGGCGTCGTCGACCAGGTCAGCCGGTTCTCCGACTCGCTGGCCCCCGCCGCCGTCGCCGCCTACATCATGGCCCCGCTGACCTTCGGCGCCTCGATCCCGATCTTCCTGGCCTCGGTGGTGGACGCCGCCACCCAGGTCGGCCAGGACATCTCCGGCCGCATGGACCAGCTCAAGGAGGCCATGGGCCGCCAGGCCGAGCGGATGGGCAAGCTCGACCAGCTGTCCGACCAGGTCAGCAAGGAGTGGGAGCGGTACGACGACGTCTCCGACAACGGCACCGCCACCGCGACCGGCCGCCTGGCGGCGCGGATGCCGAACGCGGAGGAGGGCACGACCACCGCGTCCCTGGCGAACGCCCCGCGCGGCATGATGGTCGAGGGTGAGACGACCAGCCCGACCCTGCCGAACGCCCCGCGCGGCATGATGGTCGAGGGCGAGACCACCCCGACCCTGCCCAACGCCCCGCGCGGCATGACCGCCGAGGGCACCACCAACCTGTCCGGGATGAACGCGCCCCGTCCGAGGTTCGCCGACGACGAGGCCGCGCTGGAGCCCAAGCAGGGGCTGCTCCAGCCGATGGAGCGGGGCGAACTGCGGCAGGGCACGCTCCTGCAGCCCATGCAGGCGGGTGAGCGGCGGCAGGGCGCGCTGCTGGAGCCCATGCAGGCGGCCGAGCGGCGGATGATGCAGCCCCTGGAGCCGAAGATGGCGGCCGAGCGGATGCACGCCCTGGAGCCCAAGATGGGCGTGGAGCGGATGCACGCGCTGGAGCCCAGGATGGTCGGCGAGCGGATGCAGCCGCTCGAACCCATGCAGCGGGCCGAGTACTCGCAGATGCACGCGGTCGAGCGGCAGCAGGCCACCCCCGCGCACCACGCGCTCCAGCCGACGCAGCAGGGCACCCCGGCCTACCACGCGCTGCAGCCGACCCAGCAGGGCACTCCGGCCTACCACGCGCTCCAGCCGACGCAGCAGGGCACTCCGGCTCACCACGCGCTGCAGCCCATGCAGCAGGGCACCCCCGCGCACCACCCGCTGCAGCCGATGCACCAGGGCACCCCGGTCTACCAGCAGCCCGTGCAGCCGTTGCAGCCCATGCAGCAGGGCACCCCGGTCTACCAGCAGCCCGTGCAGCCGCTCCAGCCCATGCAGCAGGGCACCCCGGTCTACCAGCAGCAGCAGCAGCCCCTGCAGCCCACGCACATGTCGGTCCCGGCCCAGCAGGCCGAACCGCTGCGCCCCACCCAGTCGTGGGCCCGTGAGCAGCGGCAGGTGGAGAACGGCTAG